The following proteins come from a genomic window of Papaver somniferum cultivar HN1 unplaced genomic scaffold, ASM357369v1 unplaced-scaffold_65, whole genome shotgun sequence:
- the LOC113343757 gene encoding uncharacterized protein LOC113343757 yields MGFTCDSNSCYKVVRIPKFEANSNKFSVQIFSSDMGEWNVYEVTCTGDVVWYDSYFSNCVVIVNGVLYWPEGKGRILVYNLNNNSDVQQNRLINFPYQELESEDSYGNKSPYCLGGSEGLLCCARIMKSQKSLSVWVLEEGWQLVHKDLDLHDLVAEMFSKLYVCEFEDWEGAEMQIDYEKRENEAIMDVKVLGFNPVDKNIIILSYHFTVWAYNIQTRRHEVLSEPSFLANTSGNRYKLSDTSYRVSYPFPLQPMPTILLPDT; encoded by the coding sequence ATGGGTTTCACTTGTGACTCCAATAGTTGTTACAAGGTTGTGCGTATACCGAAATTTGAAGCAAATTCAAATAAATTCAGTGTtcaaatcttttcttctgatatggGTGAGTGGAATGTTTATGAAGTGACATGCACTGGAGATGTCGTCTGGTATGACTCTTACTTTAGCAATTGTGTAGTTATCGTAAATGGAGTTTTATATTGGCCTGAAGGGAAAGGTAGAATACTAGTGTACAATCTGAACAACAACAGTGATGTCCAGCAGAACAGGTTGATCAACTTCCCTTACCAGGAGTTGGAGAGTGAAGATTCTTATGGTAACAAGAGCCCTTACTGTCTTGGCGGGTCAGAGGGTTTGCTCTGTTGCGCGAGAATTATGAAAAGCCAGAAGagtttaagtgtttgggtgcttgAGGAGGGCTGGCAGTTGGTGCACAAGGATCTTGACTTGCATGATCTAGTAGCAGAAATGTTTAGCAAATTATATGTATGTGAGTTTGAAGACTGGGAAGGAGCAGAAATGCAAATTGACTATGAGAAAAGAGAAAATGAGGCTATTATGGATGTCAAGGTTTTAGGTTTCAATCCGGTAGACAAAAACATTATTATTCTCAGTTACCATTTCACTGTTTGGGCTTACAATATTCAAACTAGAAGGCATGAAGTGCTCTCTGAGCCTTCTTTCTTGGCTAACACTTCAGGTAATCGCTATAAACTCTCTGATACTAGCTACCGTGTCAGCTACCCATTTCCTCTACAGCCAATGCCAACAATACTTCTGCCAGATACTTAA